TTGTAAATAGCCTGATGCTTTCTACAATCATTTGAGGTTTGATTAATCAGGTGGCATTAACCTGGGAGAAATGCTAATGGTGGATCCTTAGCCCTTTTGGTTTAATTTATTCAGTTTAGTGATTCTTAAATTATTATAAATGCCATTGCCCACCTATCTGTGAACTCACAAAGTTCTGCTGAAATCATGGTTTGTGGCTTGTTACTCTTTAATCCCTTCTGGGTGTGAGCTCCGGCCTTCATGCTTTTCTACAAGTTACTAGGAAAAGAAGCTCTAAGTACTATGTTCAAACTTGTGCAGGTATAAACGCAAATAAAATAACTAGTTGGCAACTTACTTGCTGGAGCAGTCTCCAGGCAGCAAGCCAGAAACTCAGGGGGAAGGCGTGCCTGCTTCAACATCTCTTTCCATCTTTatgttttcttcattattttgggTGATATTTATGATAGGTTCTGAAATTTTGGATTATATACGGGTAATCAGGTATGTTCTTACATGGTTCTACCTGTTTGAGATTCTCAATTGATTGTAATCTATTCATTTTAGTTGTTTTCTTTAACAGGTCTCCCATTTTGTTTGGGGAGAAGAAACTGTAACGAATTTATTGGAATagttagaaaaaagaaaggaaaaaatgttaaaataaactgaatgttctcttttttttctgctttggAATTTTTGGTCTCTGCAAATTTGGGCTGTGCTAGAGAAAATGGAGCTTTGGGGGCAAATTCTAAATTTCCTGGGCAAAGACCTTAAGATCCAATTTGGGATCATTTCCTGGTGAACATTATCTGCCATAATCTCTTCGATCCCTTCATTTATGTGCCAAAACACGCAAATTTGGTAGGGAAGTGAaagattttttatcttttatttatttattgtgtaTATGATAACCATAGGGAGTGAAATGCTTGCCCTTAAAGCTGTCCTTGATCTTTTTAGGAGCTTAGTAGGGTAGAAAGTCAATTTCGAGAAAGTgaaatttcttttaataaatgcACTCCCCCCAAATTTAAGAGGCTCATCTGTAATCAGCTAAACATGAAAAAGATGCCTCTTCCAAATAATGGGCTAAATACCAGAGCTAATCTTTCGAACTCTTGAGGAAATTGTTAAGCTTCTTCAACAGGATCAGGGAAGAAGAGGATCTAgaatgagaaattttttcttttcttcattaaaaaagaaaaaatgtttggtatgtattctagaattggattttgggtctagaaatttaccaaaaaaatggtCTAGAAATGTTTTTTCAAACctgattcttctttattttcttgctttaaAATGCATTCTAGATTTAGAATatattaagtttgtctcaaatttttGACATGTTTTCAAGAATGACCTGTTTTGACATATTTGATGGCGACAcaaatgagaaattttttgagatctatGATCGACCGCAACCTAATGGATCGACCTatgacttggaggagtatataatgtactagtCTTGTTGAACAAgttattgtaatttggggtttttttcgagctagggttttagagcgagttttctcgccgctgtttgagtataatctctcttctacatagtgaaacatcttcttcttttcctaacATGTAGCATACCACACCAGTgtatgaacctcattaaatctctatgttaTGCGGATCTATacttgtttattttcgtattggTTGGTGTTTACTATGACAGAATAGAATGCATACTAAACTCATCATAAATTCTAGAAAGCCATGATGGTCCATTGATGCATTGTTCATTGATTGGTGCACGGACTTACATGGAGGGTATGCCATTGCTTGGGGGGTAAATGATCaaaatttggttgaaattttATGCATAGCCAATCCAAACTATTTCTAGATGCCCTCAATGATCCGCAGTTGCAACCCTAACAATGAAAAAGCTTTTCATGTTGAAGAATCCACGGCGGTGGATCAGAGAGAACACAACAAGGAAGAGCATAGTCTTTACATCGCTTAGGCCATTTTTGGTTAGACGAGAAGTGACATGAAGTTAAAAAATTAAGCGGTAAAGTGAAgtgaaaatgaaatgaaaggaACTTGTAAATGAAGCTTAAGAAACTTAATTATCATATGTAatcttaatgaaatttttttatttatatctcTTAAAATGTCAAATATGGGAAGAAAAACGCTATCTGATCACATTGTCAGGTGGGCACCAATAGGGGTAGGGGCGGGGGGCGGGCGGGGCGGGCCGCGGGGGcggggggcgggggcggggggtGGGCACGCAAGGGGCATCAATAAAGGCGTGTATTTTGTATTTCACAAGGCAAGGTCATTATTTTTCTCCATGTCTAGACGCAAGAGCCATGTAACCAGTTAGTAATCTTTTCtttatcaaataatttgtaaccttgTCTTTTCTCCCTGTATAATACattccctccttttttttcaatgagggtattgattgtcatttcatatacaaaatgcatgaaaatgattttaaatttctgtttttacccCTGCATTTAGTACTGCATTAAATGACTTTTGAGGATAAAGGAAGGGGCAATTAAGAAAATGAGTCagttctaaatacaccaatAGAAGTATAATTTAGACACTCCTAAACTTGATTATCATAtgcagtgttttttttttttttttggttacacAATTTTTCAGTTTTAATTTAGCAGAACATTTTGGATCCGTTCTGATTTTACTTCACTTCTAACTAAAATAGggcctttattttctttccaaatcCTATCCTCTTGTTTGATGTATCAAACAGAAGAATTACACGAAATCTCCGACAAACATTAtttaaagatgaaaaaatagGTATACTTCATTATTCCATATTTTACTTGgaattttctatttaatttcCTGCATGCCATCTGCCAAACCAACGGCAAAATCACCAGAAGAAGTGCTTTTGATGCTCTTGAATAtatatgaaatggaaaatacCATCCTTCAATGTATGAAATGACTAAATGTTTTGTGTCTTGTCCTGACTAAATGGGGAAAAAGTTCTCCAAGGCAGCATCCGACGGCTGGGAGGACCTGGAGGTGCACCCCCATGTGTTGGGGTGCTTATCGGAGTCCTCATAGCTGTCGGTTGCTGCATTGGGCTGAAGAGAAGCTGAATCCACTAAATGGgatcgactacatggatccttaccctcaAAGCGCATTGGAGAGAAGCCGAATCCACTATATAGAGcagactacatggatccttgccctccaagtGTATAATATTTTCATATACCATTCAACAGTATTGACCTAAAAAGATGGCAAAAGCAAcctaaataaattttcaaatcattGAATGAAATTCTCTCCCTGATAAAATCTGTGAAAGGGACATGATCATGTATGATAATCTCAGAATTTACCAAATATAATATGTTAAAAGGCTTCTAAATACAAATAAGAGCAGACGAAACAATAGACATATTCCATTGaacattatatttttaaaagaTTGGTAAGTCTATAATGCctcactcttttttcttttccttttacttcttttcttttttccctttttaatctTTAAGAGAAGAAACAACCACCCATCCAACATATGCTTACACAAATTTAAAATGCTGCCCATCCTGCTGCGGTGCTCTTTGTTGATCCTGATCCAGTAGCTGAAGGAAGGGTTCTCTGCAAGTCCCCACAATAAAATGGAAATGAGAAAGCaaaacttattaaaaaaaaaaaaggacaatggAAGCTCTTTTCCTCAAGATATAACGGAATACACAAGTCTTTGCTCAACATAGTAAGTATTAACTAGTAACAAAAATACCTATACATCAATATCAATGGTTTCCTGTACAGCAGCCCACTAAGTAAAGACTCCCTGTACATATGCATCTAATATCTGCGCATGGCATATTAGGTAGGGCCAAATATTTGTGGTCTGGTAGGACTCCTAGGTGCCAACTCACATATGAACAAACACTAACTGACATGACCACATTGcgaaataaagctttgaaatccttaaaaaaaaaaaaaagggtctcaTTCAGTCACTCCTGAAAAAGGGTGAAAGCAAAGGGATGACTGACAATACAAGCAAAAAATGCCAATATATGATGGGGGAGGTACAAATGTACAAtaaaatttagaattgaaatctCATATGTAATCAACCCATATCAGATCCCTTCTGTCCAAAGGTCAGAGTTATCATCACCCTTCCAGAGGATATAAATAGATAGCCCATCAGGGAAAGGCTTCCTTGATGAACCGCCTATAAGACCTTTCACCATATATCAAATATACATCAGTCTACCATGTCATTATAACTAGAAACTTTGACAGACAAACCTCTGTACATCTTATATTGTGCGTCTGTGACATAAGTAGCCATCTAACTCTTTAATGCCAGGAACTGATATCCATGAATGGTCTAACATTCCCATTTTGAGATAAAACGTTGATACCCCAACACAATCACGGCAAAATCCAAGAAGAAAACCATGCATCAGCCAGGTACAAACAACAGATGGTCAAAACACTCGATGTTTCTTCAAGAAGCAGAGGTTTCCAAGTAGTTAATAGTGCATATTTCAAAATAGAAGCATTTGATTTATACTAACAGactgtttcaattttttaagcAGCAACCAGAGGAaaacaaaggggaggggggTGTTGGCCCATAACCATGCATGAAACATAATGTAGCAATGTGGCCTTCACTAATGACTGAAAGCTAAACTAAGACattacaaaaccctaaaaccatgtTCAGAGGACTCCTCATTCCAATCAGTCTCAAATTTTCCATGTTCACCATATACAACCAGGATTTCAACATTCATTACTCAACAAAACAACAGGAGTGTACTCCTCTTCCAACATAACCCCATCATCATCATATAGGTCCACAACAGGATGAACACATGATGCACCTACTCTTTGTGAAAGGCCCCTTCAATGACTACAATTTCTGTAGGCCCTTCATTTAGGGCATACAAGAATCAATAAAGCTAGAACACAATCATGTCAAAAGTTATCAAACAATAAAGCATGAAGTAGGGCATTAGTATAGATAAATGTGAATGTATGAAATAGTAGTACTCAGCACAGTTCCAGTTTTTCTAGGGTAACATCCAATaaagatttaaatttaaatttttgtttAAGAGGAGCAATTTATAGATTTAATCTTCTGATATTATTTAAAAGATCTATATGAGAGACTAAGCTATATTTGGATAAATGAAAGAGTAAGTTATAATTAAGATACTCATATTCCATTATGTGGGTCTCTCAGTGGTGTTAGGTGGAAAACAAATGTGTCAGAGGGGAATTGTTAATATACTTTATATACAGAATTAGAGATAATaagactcttttttttctttttttttcttggagggGGTTGGTTTCTCATTGTGTTGCTCAGATTTCTTGTGGAAGACTagattaaaaattttcataccCTTCTTTCCATGGAGTCCATGGGTGTCTtcagcaagagaaagaaaaaagtgcaaaataaaaattgatccAGTACTGCAAAAACCACAGACATTATGGTTAACTTGATAAAATATATCTGGTGTATTTTGACAAtcattatttgtttatttttatcatgCATATTGGAATACTCTTCATATTCCAATGCATACCCGTTGTAACTGTCTAGAGAATAGGAACTCTATACACTGAAATCCTGCTGTTCCAATGACAGAAGAATTCACTAAACTGGATATATGAATTCCAATATAACTGATCAAAAGAGGTTGAAACTAGCCAGACTTTACAGCTAGTGTATGTGCTCAACAGCACATATATGATCAAATCGCACAAGTCAATAGGGTGTGGACCcatgaaagaaaggttggtctTCCATGAGAAATCATTCATTTTTCTTCACCTTCACTGCACCATCAATAGGCCAAGGACATTCATGCTTCTAAGACTTATTGTTTGTTGAACGGCTTATATAAAGCTGTCCATACAGTGTCAGCACATGGAAATTATACCACCTGCGCAACAAATGGAATGGATGGGTAGAAGCATACCTCAAGTTGAGAGAAATCTGACAAAGGATCATTTGCACGCCTCACGTTTTCTTTGGAACCCTTGAATCCAACACCATGATGGCCAGAAGCCATCCGACCAACAGCAGGATCATTGGGTGGCGGTGGAAGAGGGGATCGAATTTTCCCAGCTCCACTAGGTGGTGGAGCAAGGCCTGGAGATTTAGGATTCCCCACCCCTGGAACACCACCAGACAACCCAGCAGCTGAAAGCATGCCAGTTCCACTAGTTGTTTTGTGCTTTACATTTATCCGGATGGTCTCACCGTCCTAAAAATCCAAACACCTAAAAGTCAATGCAATACACAAAATAGCAATAATTTTTCAATTAGAACATGTACAATTTACAAGGTGTGTAAAGCAGATAAATAGGGGTAATAACACTTCCAATCACCCCCCCAGGGGGCGTGCAACTCAAATTCATAACCTTCCAAATAGTAAGATTCTTCCAGAAAATCTTGACAAACAAGATAAGAGCAAACTTCATGAAAATGAAATGGAGTCGTACACAAAAGCTACAGACTTATTACACTGAAATTTATTTTACAAGCATGTCTTGGTAGAAATTTGAACTCAGGACCTCCAACAGAGAATGCCAGCACTTTTCAACAACCACCCCACATTAATTCTACACAATAGCATTAACATGTCACCGATGAAACTTGAGCCTTTAACAGGTTATCCCTTTATGTAGAAAAGGACATGATGCGAAACCCAGGTTCAATAGCCCTGTTTGGGTTCACTTATGGGCCCCCCGATCACAACAGGTAAAAGTAAGAAGACAATGGCGATCTTGTAAATTATCGGAACTTCAAATATAAAGTGAAAGAGTAAGTAGAGTGTCACGTATAGGTGAGTAATGGGTAATCTAGcaatagaaaacaaaataaggatATAGGGGACTTAGGGGTAAAGAGGAGgaaaatatgggaaaaggaaatcaaaagggttttaataataaagggaagaaaggcattgtcttcaaccttcagcAACAGAACCAGCGGTGTTATAACTTTGGTTTGGGCAAGAAAACTCCTACATTCAACCACCAATGAACCTGAGATACCAAGAGAGTCGCAACCAACCATCCTCTTGTATGCAAGTGAATATAGGCCAAACAGGGAATCGGTTAGCAGAATAAAGGTCTGGGAAATTGCCCTTGGTGATAGAACTGAACTCAGTTCTGTTGAGGGTTTGGTTCTCAGTACTGCAGCACTCTAGCGAACCAAATTGGACTGATTAAGTTACCCCTATAATGTAGAAGTAAGTTCACACTAGGTAAACAAACTTCCAATATTTGAACAGCCCAAACCAAAGCAAGTCTGAACACTCAAACCAGTCTTTACAGAAACCAAACAATAGAACCAGAGAAAAATAACCTCAGCAGAGAAGTTAGAGTGACCAAACCTGTCAGAAGTATCACAACTTAGAAACAATCACTCACAGCAGCAGGAACAACTCAGAAACAGATCTCAACAGCAACAAACACTTCCCAGACAAATCTGGGTTTCAGCCAGCACAGGGAGAAACCCTGCAGTTCAGTTTTGACTAGGAAGCAGGGGCTGAAACCCCGGTTGAGTGGTCCCTTTGAGATGACCTTTGAACCCTCCAAAGGGATTTCAAAGCTGCTGgacagaagaggagaaaaggccctgccaatttgaatttttgaaaccctaaaagGCCACAATGTACTTTGAGCTGCTGAACTGATCTTCACAGGTTTCGATCCTTGTTAATTCTTCAAATAAGTTTAGTTTATCTCTCAAGCACTCTTCTCACAGAAAGTAATGAcagaaatcagaaaagaaaagaaaagaatatattaagCAAGATAGATGTGTgtgggaatggctatctcagcctgggcatctcacccacagctatctcagttgtttgtcttcctttctcaagagaggGAGCAAGCAATAGCTGCAGAAAACTTCATTAATTCAATTGTGCTTTGTGTCTACAGCAGcctctctatatatagaggcctgaaataacaaaatttaGAAGCTTAactcaaattagaaactaatgcaAAATAGGAACTATCTCCATCTTCTAatttaagaaacaaaatagCAGCTACTGGGGACTAACTCAGCCCAAAGGCTGATTTGATGGCTTCTTCCTCCTGTGGTATTGTAGCCCATGATGGGCATCTACATCACCCTAGGAGTAGCACCAGAGCTTAAAATATTagagggaaaagagaagaattgaCAGTGTTTGATTCAAGTCTTTGGACTGCTAATACTGCCCAGAAACAGAATACAAGAGAGAACTCACACAGAAGGGGGGGCGGGGGAGAGGAAGAAGCTCACACACACACAGCCAACAGGCTCCACAAACTCACAATTTCATTATTCAATCTGGCTATTAAAAGTGGTTACATGGTATAGATCAAAAGACTCCTATTCTAACTCTAAAACTGAAACGTAATGAAACTCTACCGTTACTAGCCTATTCAAACTAAAACATATGACTGGAATATAAATATaactaaaaaaatagattgctgaTATCCTACTTGACTCCAAAAACCAATAGGACTCAGTTCATCTACATCCGGATTCCCAAACGAGATCAGGCCGATCCACGGAATTGCTCTTGCATGAGACAATTCCTTAATGATAGAGATTTTCAATGACCCTACTCagattttcatctcttttagaAACGGAAATctaacaatcattccttacATATAGAAATAACTTTGGTCAATCTGTGTCTATGTTGACAGAGCCTCTCTGTGAAGGATTTAAATGACTTCATCTTCCTTCACCAACATCAGATCAGCATTTGATAGGGAAGCATTGTAATGTGGTGAGAAAAGAGTATTATAGGATTAGTATTAAAATGTTAGCACATTTGGGTGATTCTGGACTAGCAACTTTGTCATTGGGGGGTACTTGATAagggaaattttgtaattacaGGTTTCGGGTGAACAGTCTAGTTACTTTACCAAAAAATCCATCATAGAAAGTTTGCTCTTTTAGATTTACTTTCATCAAACCTTAATAAATCAGCCAAGTTCCGGATTAACCGAAAAATTCTCTGGTATAGGTGTGTCATGTAAACACCTCATGACTATGACCGAAGCCACTGATGCTGATCTTCCAGTACCTCCCTACCCTCTGGGTTTCAAGTAGTATTTGTGGTAACCATTCATGTAAATACCTAACGACTTGCTATTACGATTTTTGACAGAAGCCACTGACGCTGATTTCCTGCAGCACCCTGTCCTCGGGTTTCAAGTGTATGTATGTATGCATGTATTTACCTCATGTGTATGTAACAATCTCAAAATCAAACACTTATAAAATCAAATGCTGTTCAATGAAAAATTCATGGTTCTAACACCTAGACGACTAACAAAACTATGGGAAATAAATCCAAATCACTGCTTCAAAAGGTCTAAATCAAAcaagatcaaaaaaaaaaaattgttgttgataACTCATGACACCAATAACCATGTGGCAGACTAGTTCCAACATCAGAACACAAATCAAAGGACATCGGAAAAATGGAAGATAGTTCAAGCTATTTCTTTTGGTGGTTCACGATAGTATATTTACTTCCAAGTTATCAATCAAGTGCAATTACATTATAATCTAGATCTCACATCGTCTGAGTTGTAACTAATATACCCAATGGACTCAAAATTTAGTAATCAATGATCCAAGAAAACATACTCAAAAGCTGCTCACTTTCAATATGCAAGTACAAAAACATTCCGTAAACTGGACTCCTCTACATTCAAATGCTAATTTTCCCAAGCAGACAGTACTCGGTCCTGATATGAGAGTAGAGAAGAACAAAATTTGGTTTAACAGTCAAATAGTTGCTATGTCTTCAAACCACAAAACCCAGGTGATCATTCGATGGATAAAAGAACCAACGATAGAAAAGATAAAgccaaaataataattttataataACAACTAGTTAATGCTGAGTTGCTCACAATCTCATCTCATCAGCTCCTTCATTCATACCTACCCCTCTCCCCTTTTCTTTGGGTAcattcattcttttttcctgATTGGTTTGGCTTTTTACCATTTTAAAGTGTACTGTAAACGTATAGCAGAAAAATGGAgctaaaaattgaaaatcctCAACTAATTATATACCTTCAATCTGTGATTAACAGCAGGATGAATATCGATATGATTATCATCGCTCGCTTCACCCGACTCCTTCTCATTCTCCCTCTTTACATACTTCTCATGATCTGACAGCGCAACGTTGAAATCAAATGCCTCATTCCTCTCAttaaatcccaacccaataaaGGCATGCTTGCCCGTCCCATCTTCAATCTTCAACACAAAGTAGCGGGACGAATCAAGGACAGTTTCAACGGAGTTCTCCCTCTGCCCAGGAAGAACAAAGCAAGCGGCAAAGAGATCGCCTGACTTGGGATCCTCAAGCCGGATCTCACATCGTTCTTTACACGAAACCACACGCAGACGCCCCGACCAGATCTTATCAGATTGTAACCACTCCCCACATTTATATCCACCGCTTGTGCTTCGAGGTGGGATTTTGAACACACAAACTTCACGAACAACCAAAAGCGTATGCTCAAAAGCCTCCTCATCTTCAAATGACATGGTTCAGATTCAAAATATTGGCAGGAAATTTGTGAAATCTCAAATgtaatttgaaaaaattaccAATTCCAGTGAGATCAAAACGTTGTCTTCCTTCACAATGATGAATCGTAGCAAATCATAGGGATCTTCAAATGGAGAATATGGCAGAGATCTAGGGTTTGCAAGATGGAAGGGATTTGGAAGCTCACATTGGATACGAGCTTCAATCGTTTCGTTGGAAAAGGTTAAAAATATTTTGAGTTGCAGAGAAGCGTGGGTTCGAAGGCGGCGAGTTGGGAGAGTGTTTGAAAGTAAAATCTTAAATTGTGATTTGTGAGACAGGAGTGATATTTTACGGTATTACCCTTATGTTATTACTATAATCCTTGCGTCAGGTGTCCAATGTAGAAAGTACAAATGCTCCGTCGCATCGTCAATCCTCGAGCTTCCGCATCCATAGTTATAGTTAGTAAGTTTGAGAACGGCGATAATATGAGAATGGATACGTATTACAATTAAATGGATCATACGGCAATAATATGTTTCAAAAAATTTGGTGCAACAAAACACGTACGGTAATTATACGATACGTGTTTAATACGGTTGCTCTGCCAAAATCTGGGAGCAAAAATTTGggactaaaaatgattgtttgaaactaaattataatctaccatgcttttatggacactaaaatccaatatgattttccaatttgaaatcattttccattcctttgaattttcacatttaattttaattaaatttaacccctaaaaagggTATGGTAAAAAGAATTAAGAGGATAATCAAACCTCATCTCATCTCGAAACTTTAAcatgttctctttttcttggtacgaaaacaagattcaagaagatgaagaataagTGTTTGCAATTGTTCATCCCAGAGATGtgcttggattttcttgaaatttttatcAGGATACAATCTAAGACCAGTCATggatcaattttaaggctcaagaacctcctcccttcaactcctttgatttctcatatgcAGTATTGCAAGAACAAAGGGAGGAGAACACCTGTGTCATTTCactctttctaattcttcacattgtcTAACTGCAAttatgtttgtaaataattgttaGTCCAATTCAAATAGCAATTGTATGCTACATTTCctaaaatggttttcatttcaaccccttttggagAATCCCACCCTTAGccatctttgtccatgtgagtcacctcttttgaatctttcttgcttctcattaaaaattatttacaaatgCAATTACCctcgattggattttcaacttccaatgaggagagaaacagagaagatGAAGGGTTGAAtgggttttcaacaatcgatgggaagagaaatggagaagagaatgagagcagGGGGTATTGATGTCTTTCCTATCGCCCTCGGTCGGTGGCTGCTGAGAACGGAGATGGAGTATGGGTCACTAGGGCAAGggttccttctttttttggtttacttagatgagggaagaagaagggttatagtTTTGATCGATTAGGGTTCCTGATAGAAGACATGGGTCGGAAATCGggatttggcccatttgagttaatctcatttatttttttaacctaaaagttttattgagtatgtaaCATATCATACGAGTATTATTCATGTATAATACGATTATCTTTCAAATCCGCGTATTAAAcggtttttttggattgatacgccaaattatgaacttttgaattaaacaTTCAGATGCGCGTATTATACGTTTATAATACGTGTATTTTACTATGTCCGCATCTGTCAATGTCCAATGTATCCGTTCACAGAGGCCCTATTCACGTACAAGTGAAGCAAAATTAGTAATCGGTGTCGGATATGGTATCGGTATTAATATCGGttgatactgatatgataccaATATCGGACGG
This Macadamia integrifolia cultivar HAES 741 chromosome 10, SCU_Mint_v3, whole genome shotgun sequence DNA region includes the following protein-coding sequences:
- the LOC122090680 gene encoding uncharacterized protein At1g03900-like isoform X2, with translation MSFEDEEAFEHTLLVVREVCVFKIPPRSTSGGYKCGEWLQSDKIWSGRLRVVSCKERCEIRLEDPKSGDLFAACFVLPGQRENSVETVLDSSRYFVLKIEDGTGKHAFIGLGFNERNEAFDFNVALSDHEKYVKRENEKESGEASDDNHIDIHPAVNHRLKDGETIRINVKHKTTSGTGMLSAAGLSGGVPGVGNPKSPGLAPPPSGAGKIRSPLPPPPNDPAVGRMASGHHGVGFKGSKENVRRANDPLSDFSQLEYWINFYFALFSFSC
- the LOC122090680 gene encoding uncharacterized protein At1g03900-like isoform X1 gives rise to the protein MSFEDEEAFEHTLLVVREVCVFKIPPRSTSGGYKCGEWLQSDKIWSGRLRVVSCKERCEIRLEDPKSGDLFAACFVLPGQRENSVETVLDSSRYFVLKIEDGTGKHAFIGLGFNERNEAFDFNVALSDHEKYVKRENEKESGEASDDNHIDIHPAVNHRLKDGETIRINVKHKTTSGTGMLSAAGLSGGVPGVGNPKSPGLAPPPSGAGKIRSPLPPPPNDPAVGRMASGHHGVGFKGSKENVRRANDPLSDFSQLERTLPSATGSGSTKSTAAGWAAF